A single genomic interval of Zingiber officinale cultivar Zhangliang chromosome 4A, Zo_v1.1, whole genome shotgun sequence harbors:
- the LOC121969088 gene encoding pectinesterase-like has protein sequence MANFLLAFLLLLLLLRLEHCYGEPMASYEQSSMLISAGGQHKRHRRLGLLFPEWVAAADWKLLADSDLNPDLVVAQDGSGDYRSIVEAVAAVPKERGGSTTRFVIYVKAGVYKEYVEIPSSMENLMMTGDGIDATVVTGNRSVKDGYRTFQTPTFGVSGNGFIARDMTFQNTAGPEKEQAVALLSQSNQSVFYRCSFKGYQDTLYVHSQTQFYRNCDVYGTIDFIFGNATVVFQNCNLCVRRPMSGQKNTVTAQGRNSSDQTTGISIHNSVVAAASDLVPVQGLFKTYLGRPWGNYSRTVVMKTELGDLIDPAGWLEWDDRPAPDTLYYGEFMNTGAGADTSRRVTWPGYHVINNSSEAEKFTVGSFLSGDSWIPATNIPFTSGL, from the exons ATGGCGAATTTTTTGTTAGCtttcctcctcctcctgctgctgctacGGCTAGAACACTGCTACGGCGAGCCGATGGCGTCATATGAGCAGTCGTCGATGCTGATTTCCGCCGGCGGGCAGCATAAACGGCACCGCCGTTTGGGGTTACTGTTCCCGGAGTGGGTGGCGGCGGCCGACTGGAAGCTGCTGGCGGATTCGGACTTGAATCCGGATCTCGTGGTGGCGCAGGATGGCTCCGGCGACTACAGATCCATTGTAGAAGCCGTGGCGGCTGTGCCCAAGGAGAGGGGAGGAAGCACGACGAGGTTTGTGATATACGTGAAGGCCGGCGTCTACAAAGAGTACGTGGAGATTCCTAGCTCGATGGAGAATTTAATGATGACCGGCGACGGGATAGATGCTACCGTGGTGACCGGGAACAGGAGCGTTAAAGATGGCTACCGGACCTTCCAAACGCCCACCTTCG GTGTATCGGGCAACGGATTCATCGCCCGCGACATGACGTTCCAAAACACGGCCGGGCCGGAAAAGGAACAGGCGGTGGCACTCCTATCCCAGTCCAACCAGTCCGTCTTCTACAGATGCAGCTTCAAGGGTTACCAGGACACCCTCTACGTCCACTCCCAAACACAGTTCTACCGAAACTGCGACGTCTACGGAACCATCGACTTCATCTTCGGCAACGCCACTGTTGTCTTCCAGAACTGCAACCTCTGCGTTAGGCGGCCAATGAGCGGCCAGAAGAACACAGTGACGGCTCAGGGCAGGAACAGCTCGGACCAGACCACCGGCATATCGATCCACAACTCCGTCGTGGCTGCAGCGTCGGACCTCGTGCCGGTGCAGGGGTTATTCAAGACGTACCTCGGCCGGCCGTGGGGGAACTATTCGAGGACGGTGGTGATGAAGACAGAGCTGGGGGACTTGATCGACCCAGCGGGGTGGTTGGAGTGGGACGACCGCCCCGCACCGGATACATTGTACTACGGGGAGTTCATGAACACTGGCGCCGGCGCCGACACGAGTAGGAGGGTGACTTGGCCCGGTTATCACGTGATCAATAACTCGTCTGAAGCTGAAAAATTCACTGTCGGAAGCTTCTTGTCTGGTGACTCGTGGATACCAGCCACTAACATTCCTTTCACGTCGGGCCTATAA